In Maniola hyperantus chromosome 13, iAphHyp1.2, whole genome shotgun sequence, one genomic interval encodes:
- the mRpS7 gene encoding small ribosomal subunit protein uS7m, producing MNSLRYKLSGVTYSVLQAANLSFRPTFLQCRLYSGPTSFPDYFHNPIFRKEEQAKLIESSELSKLAAAPVKPPGVSETSSVYYDPLVNKVINHVMKMGNKKLAREIVEKAFENVKRIQIERYHLASTVEEKAKVILNPKDILHKAIENCRPLLQLLPIKRGGITYQVPGPITEKRSLFLAIKWLLEAANDKERTIHFPEQFAWELLDAANNTGKVVKRKQDLHRQCEANRAYAHYRWQ from the exons ATGAATAGCTTAAGATATAAACTAAGCGGTGTTACTTATAGTGTGTTGCAAGCGGCGAATTTAAGttt TCGTCCGACATTCCTGCAATGTAGACTCTATTCTGGACCCACAAGTTTTCCTGACTACTTCCATAACCCCATATTCAGGAAAGAAGAACAAGCGAAACTGATTGAGAGTAGTGAGCTAAGTAAGTTAGCTGCGGCTCCAGTAAAGCCGCCTGGTGTCAGCGAGACTTCTTCAGTGTACTATGATCCACTTGTGAA CAAAGTTATCAATCATGTAATGAAAATGGGTAATAAAAAGCTAGCTCGTGAAATAGTTGAGAAAGCCTTTGAAAATGTTAAGAGAATCCAAATAGAGAGATATCATCTTGCATCTACAGTTGAGGAAAAGGCAAAAGTAATACTGAATCCTAAGGATATATTACACAAAGCAATTGAAAATTGTAGACCATTACTTCAACTTCTTCCAATTAAAAGAGGTGGCATTACATACCAG GTTCCTGGCCCTATAACAGAAAAGAGATCTCTATTTTTGGCCATAAAATGGCTTTTGGAGGCTGCAAATGACAAGGAAAGGACCATACATTTCCCAGAGCAATTTGCTTGGGAACTCCTTGATGCAGCAAACAACACAGGCAAAGTTGTGAAGAGAAAACAAGACCTCCATAGACAATGTGAAGCCAACAGAGCATACGCTCATTACAGGTGGCAGTAG